From Vitis vinifera cultivar Pinot Noir 40024 chromosome 5, ASM3070453v1, the proteins below share one genomic window:
- the LOC100244150 gene encoding uncharacterized protein LOC100244150 isoform X1 → MGSSLGKEKSSHKQERVRALAEKMRLIQGELQEMVYERKKQSMAYERETMVFALKEAQWKRERRRLREEVKRLKKRLEEKEERIRGMEDGLVGEKGENGFQLLGTRLLVEHIWEERARRDEAVEKWKRLYLAIKAELDDLIQRTDQGERLNWKAEEEDSIEDLHRELKAKEETIEVLKARLASMEKEEVQREREVDILRQSLRIISNKKETKHSTKHFSRSLHL, encoded by the exons ATGGGTAGTTCTTTAGGAAAAGAGAAGAGTTCACATAAGCAGGAAAGGGTGAGAGCTTTAGCCGAGAAAATGAGGCTTATCCAGGGGGAACTCCAGGAGATGGTGTATGAGAGGAAGAAGCAAAGTATGGCGTATGAGCGAGAGACGATGGTGTTCGCATTGAAGGAAGCCCAGTGGAAGCGAGAGAGGAGGAGGTTAAGGGAGGAGGTGAAGAGGCTGAAGAAGAGGTTGGAGGAGAAAGAAGAGAGGATTAGAGGAATGGAAGATGGGTTGGTAGGGGAGAAAGGGGAGAATGGCTTTCAGCTTCTGGGAACTAGACTCTTGGTGGAGCACATTTGGGAGGAGAGAGCTCGGCGAGATGAGGCTGTGGAGAAGTGGAAGCGGCTCTATCTTGCAATTAAGGCTGAACTTGATGACCTTATTCAGAGGACAGATCAAG GAGAGAGACTCAACTGGAAAGCAGAGGAAGAAGACTCGATAGAAGATCTACATAGGGAACTCAAAGCCAAAGAAGAAACCATTGAAGTTCTGAAAGCACGACTAGCTTCCATGGAGAAGGAAGAGGTCCAGAGAGAAAGGGAGGTGGACATACTGAGGCAGAGCCTGCGAATAATCAGCAACAAGAAGGAGACAAAACATAGCACCAAGCACTTCTCTCGTAGCTTGCACTTGTAA
- the LOC100244150 gene encoding uncharacterized protein LOC100244150 isoform X2 — protein MGSSLGKEKSSHKQERVRALAEKMRLIQGELQEMVYERKKQSMAYERETMVFALKEAQWKRERRRLREEVKRLKKRLEEKEERIRGMEDGLVGEKGENGFQLLGTRLLVEHIWEERARRDEAVEKWKRLYLAIKAELDDLIQRTDQGSKSSAAET, from the exons ATGGGTAGTTCTTTAGGAAAAGAGAAGAGTTCACATAAGCAGGAAAGGGTGAGAGCTTTAGCCGAGAAAATGAGGCTTATCCAGGGGGAACTCCAGGAGATGGTGTATGAGAGGAAGAAGCAAAGTATGGCGTATGAGCGAGAGACGATGGTGTTCGCATTGAAGGAAGCCCAGTGGAAGCGAGAGAGGAGGAGGTTAAGGGAGGAGGTGAAGAGGCTGAAGAAGAGGTTGGAGGAGAAAGAAGAGAGGATTAGAGGAATGGAAGATGGGTTGGTAGGGGAGAAAGGGGAGAATGGCTTTCAGCTTCTGGGAACTAGACTCTTGGTGGAGCACATTTGGGAGGAGAGAGCTCGGCGAGATGAGGCTGTGGAGAAGTGGAAGCGGCTCTATCTTGCAATTAAGGCTGAACTTGATGACCTTATTCAGAGGACAGATCAAG GATCTAAATCCTCAGCTGCAGAGACGTAG